One Streptococcus sp. DTU_2020_1001019_1_SI_AUS_MUR_006 DNA window includes the following coding sequences:
- a CDS encoding GlsB/YeaQ/YmgE family stress response membrane protein: MLGSMFVGLLIGLLAGAITNRGERMGCFGKMFLGWIGAFLGQLLFGSWGPSLSGTAIIPSVLGAMILLAIFWERGS; this comes from the coding sequence ATGCTTGGAAGTATGTTTGTCGGACTTTTAATCGGACTACTAGCAGGAGCTATCACCAATCGTGGCGAACGTATGGGATGCTTCGGGAAAATGTTTCTCGGCTGGATTGGTGCCTTTCTAGGACAATTACTCTTTGGTTCTTGGGGACCAAGCCTAAGCGGTACAGCCATTATCCCATCAGTTCTCGGTGCCATGATTTTACTAGCCATCTTCTGGGAAAGAGGAAGCTAA
- a CDS encoding PolC-type DNA polymerase III: protein MSTTFEILMNQLGIPAEMRNHEAFSQAEIEQVIVHKRSKVWEFHFVFENILPFELFLELKRGLKEEFSKTGNQASFEIKTRNQEFSRELLQAYYREAFSDGPCASQGFRSIYQNFQVRFENDQLIIEASEAADTEHFRKNHLPNLSKQLELFGFPKLSCSLEKNEELTREEQEAFQTENQMIIQAANEETLRAMEQLEQMAPPPPAEDKPVFDFQAKKAAAKPKLDKAEITPMIEVNTEENRLVFEGVVFDVEHKVTRTGRVLINFKMTDYTSSFSMQKWVKNEEEAQKFDMIKKNSWLRVRGNVEVNNFTRDLTMNVQDVQEVVHYERKDLMPEGERRVEFHAHTNMSTMDALPEVEELVAKAAKWGHKAVAITDHGNVQSFPHGYKAAKKAGIQLIYGMEANIVEDRVPIVYNEVEMDLSEATYVVFDVETTGLSAIYNDLIQVAASKMYKGNIVAEFDEFINPGHPLSAFTTELTGITDEHVKNAKPLVQVLKEFQEFCKDTVLVAHNATFDVGFMNANYERHGLPKITQPVIDTLEFARNLYPEYKRHGLGPLTKRFGVALEHHHMANYDAEATGRLLFIFIKEVAEKYGVTDLARLNLDLISPNSYKKARVKHATIYVKNQVGLKNIFKLVSLSNTQYFEGVPRIPRTVLDAHREGLILGSACTEGEVFDAVVSQGVDAAVEVAKYYDFIEVMPPAIYEPLIAKEQVKDMEELQTIIKSLIEVGDRLGKPVLATGNVHYLEPEDEIYREIIVRSLGQGAMINRTIGHGEAAQPAPLPKAHFRTTNEMLDEFAFLGEDLARKIVIENTNALAEIFEPVEVVKGDLYTPFIDKAEETVAELTYKKAFEIYGNPLPDIVDLRIEKELTSILGNGFAVIYLASQMLVHRSNERGYLVGSRGSVGSSFVATMIGITEVNPLSPHYVCGQCQYSEFITDGSYGSGFDMPNKDCPNCGNKLSKNGQDIPFETFLGFDGDKVPDIDLNFSGEDQPSAHLDVRDIFGEEYAFRAGTVGTVAAKTAYGFVKGYERDYGKFYREAEVERLAQGAAGVKRTTGQHPGGIVVIPNYMDVYDFTPVQYPADDVTAEWQTTHFNFHDIDENVLKLDVLGHDDPTMIRKLQDLSGIDPNDIPMDDPGVMALFSGTDILGVTPDQIGTSTGMLGIPEFGTNFVRGMVDETHPTTFAELLQLSGLSHGTDVWLGNAQDLIKAGIADLSTVIGCRDDIMVYLMHAGLDPKMAFTIMERVRKGLWLKISEEERNGYIEAMKANNVPEWYIESCGKIKYMFPKAHAAAYVMMALRVAYFKVHHPIYYYCAYFSIRAKAFDIKTMGAGLDAIKRKMQEIAEKRKNNEASNVEIDLYTTLEIVNEMWERGFKFGKLDLYRSDATEFIIDGDTLIPPFVAMDGLGENVAKQLVRARQEGEFLSKTELRKRGGLSSTLVEKMDEMGILGNMPEDNQLSLFDDLF, encoded by the coding sequence ATGTCAACCACTTTTGAAATTTTAATGAATCAGTTGGGAATACCCGCTGAAATGAGAAATCATGAGGCCTTCTCTCAGGCTGAAATAGAACAAGTCATTGTCCATAAACGAAGCAAAGTTTGGGAGTTTCATTTTGTTTTTGAAAATATCTTGCCTTTTGAACTTTTTCTAGAGTTGAAAAGAGGCTTGAAAGAAGAATTCTCAAAAACGGGAAATCAGGCTAGTTTTGAGATAAAAACGCGAAATCAGGAATTTTCTAGAGAACTTTTACAAGCCTACTATCGAGAGGCTTTTTCGGATGGTCCTTGTGCTAGTCAAGGTTTTCGTTCTATATATCAGAATTTTCAGGTTCGCTTTGAAAATGACCAGTTAATCATTGAAGCTTCTGAAGCCGCAGATACTGAGCATTTTAGAAAAAATCATCTGCCAAATCTTAGCAAACAGCTGGAACTTTTTGGCTTTCCTAAATTATCCTGCAGTTTAGAAAAAAATGAAGAACTCACGAGGGAAGAGCAAGAGGCCTTTCAGACGGAAAATCAAATGATTATCCAAGCTGCTAATGAAGAAACACTTCGGGCTATGGAACAATTGGAACAGATGGCTCCTCCTCCTCCAGCTGAGGATAAACCTGTCTTTGATTTCCAAGCCAAGAAAGCAGCTGCTAAGCCTAAACTTGATAAGGCAGAGATTACTCCTATGATCGAGGTCAATACTGAAGAAAATAGATTGGTTTTTGAAGGAGTTGTCTTTGATGTTGAGCATAAGGTGACTAGAACAGGTCGTGTCTTGATTAACTTCAAGATGACGGACTATACTTCCAGTTTCTCTATGCAAAAATGGGTCAAGAATGAAGAAGAAGCTCAGAAGTTTGACATGATCAAGAAAAACTCTTGGCTCCGTGTTCGAGGAAATGTCGAGGTAAATAATTTCACGCGAGACTTGACCATGAATGTACAGGATGTTCAGGAAGTCGTTCACTATGAGCGTAAAGACTTGATGCCAGAGGGAGAGCGTCGTGTTGAGTTCCATGCCCATACCAATATGTCGACCATGGATGCTCTACCTGAAGTTGAAGAACTCGTTGCGAAAGCAGCTAAATGGGGTCATAAAGCGGTAGCAATCACGGACCACGGAAATGTTCAATCCTTCCCTCATGGCTATAAGGCTGCTAAGAAAGCAGGCATCCAGCTGATCTATGGGATGGAAGCTAATATCGTTGAAGACCGTGTACCTATCGTCTATAATGAAGTTGAGATGGATTTGTCTGAAGCAACCTATGTAGTCTTTGACGTGGAAACGACTGGACTTTCAGCTATCTATAATGACTTGATTCAGGTCGCAGCTTCTAAGATGTATAAGGGCAATATCGTAGCTGAATTTGATGAATTTATCAATCCTGGTCACCCCTTATCAGCCTTTACTACTGAATTGACAGGAATTACGGATGAGCATGTGAAAAATGCCAAACCCTTGGTTCAAGTTCTGAAAGAATTCCAAGAGTTTTGTAAGGATACCGTTCTTGTAGCCCACAATGCAACCTTTGACGTTGGCTTTATGAATGCCAACTATGAACGTCATGGCCTGCCAAAAATCACTCAACCTGTTATTGATACGTTAGAATTCGCAAGAAATCTCTATCCTGAATATAAACGTCATGGTCTAGGGCCTTTGACTAAGCGTTTTGGAGTTGCCCTAGAACACCATCACATGGCCAACTATGATGCGGAAGCAACTGGCCGTCTGCTTTTCATCTTTATCAAAGAAGTAGCAGAAAAGTATGGTGTGACAGATTTGGCACGATTAAACCTTGATTTAATCAGTCCAAATTCTTATAAAAAAGCTCGCGTCAAGCATGCAACTATCTATGTAAAAAATCAAGTAGGCTTGAAAAATATCTTTAAGCTGGTTTCTCTCTCAAATACCCAGTATTTTGAAGGAGTTCCACGGATTCCACGTACAGTACTAGATGCCCATCGAGAAGGTTTAATCTTGGGTTCTGCTTGTACAGAAGGGGAAGTCTTTGATGCAGTCGTATCACAAGGTGTTGATGCAGCGGTCGAAGTTGCTAAATACTATGACTTTATCGAGGTGATGCCTCCGGCAATCTATGAACCTCTGATTGCCAAAGAGCAGGTCAAGGACATGGAAGAACTCCAAACCATTATCAAGAGTTTGATAGAGGTTGGAGATCGCCTCGGCAAGCCGGTTCTTGCGACAGGAAATGTCCACTATCTCGAACCCGAGGATGAAATTTATCGAGAAATCATTGTCCGCAGTCTGGGTCAGGGAGCAATGATTAACCGAACGATCGGTCACGGAGAAGCTGCCCAACCAGCTCCGCTACCAAAGGCACATTTTAGAACGACTAATGAAATGTTGGATGAATTTGCCTTTCTAGGAGAAGATTTGGCTCGCAAAATCGTCATTGAAAATACCAATGCCCTAGCAGAAATCTTTGAACCGGTGGAGGTTGTAAAGGGTGATTTGTACACGCCTTTCATTGACAAAGCCGAAGAAACAGTTGCTGAATTAACCTATAAAAAAGCCTTTGAAATCTATGGAAATCCACTCCCAGATATCGTTGATTTGCGGATTGAAAAGGAATTGACCTCTATCTTGGGGAATGGATTTGCCGTGATTTATCTGGCTTCACAGATGCTAGTGCACCGTTCCAACGAACGGGGTTACTTGGTTGGTTCCCGTGGGTCTGTTGGATCTAGTTTCGTTGCAACCATGATTGGGATTACCGAGGTCAATCCTCTCTCTCCTCACTATGTCTGTGGTCAGTGTCAGTACAGTGAGTTTATCACGGATGGTTCCTACGGTTCAGGTTTTGATATGCCAAATAAAGACTGTCCAAACTGTGGCAATAAGCTTAGCAAGAATGGACAGGACATTCCTTTCGAGACCTTCCTTGGTTTTGACGGGGATAAGGTTCCCGATATCGATTTGAACTTCTCGGGGGAAGATCAACCGAGCGCCCATTTGGATGTACGTGATATCTTTGGGGAAGAATATGCCTTCCGTGCAGGAACGGTAGGTACGGTGGCTGCTAAAACAGCCTATGGATTTGTCAAAGGTTACGAACGCGACTATGGTAAGTTCTACCGAGAAGCCGAGGTGGAGCGCCTAGCCCAAGGAGCTGCCGGTGTCAAACGGACGACTGGTCAGCACCCGGGAGGAATCGTTGTTATTCCAAACTATATGGATGTCTATGACTTTACACCAGTACAATATCCTGCAGATGATGTGACTGCTGAATGGCAAACCACTCACTTTAACTTCCACGATATCGATGAGAACGTCCTCAAGCTCGATGTCCTTGGTCATGATGATCCGACCATGATTCGGAAACTGCAAGACTTATCAGGCATTGATCCAAATGATATTCCGATGGACGACCCAGGTGTCATGGCTCTCTTCTCGGGCACAGATATCCTGGGAGTGACGCCTGATCAAATCGGGACTTCAACTGGTATGCTTGGAATTCCAGAGTTTGGAACTAACTTTGTTCGAGGTATGGTGGATGAAACCCATCCGACGACCTTTGCCGAGTTGCTACAGCTTTCTGGTCTGTCTCACGGTACTGACGTTTGGTTGGGAAATGCCCAAGACTTGATTAAGGCTGGAATTGCAGACCTATCAACCGTTATCGGATGTCGGGATGACATCATGGTTTACCTCATGCACGCTGGTCTAGATCCAAAGATGGCCTTTACTATCATGGAGCGTGTACGTAAGGGATTGTGGCTCAAAATCTCAGAAGAAGAGCGCAACGGTTATATCGAAGCCATGAAGGCCAACAATGTGCCTGAGTGGTATATCGAATCTTGTGGAAAAATCAAGTACATGTTCCCTAAAGCCCACGCGGCTGCCTACGTTATGATGGCTCTTCGAGTAGCCTACTTCAAGGTTCACCATCCGATTTATTACTACTGTGCTTACTTCTCCATCCGTGCCAAGGCCTTTGATATCAAGACCATGGGGGCAGGCTTGGATGCGATTAAACGCAAGATGCAAGAAATTGCTGAAAAGCGAAAGAACAATGAAGCTTCCAACGTAGAAATTGACCTTTACACAACACTTGAAATCGTCAATGAGATGTGGGAACGTGGTTTTAAATTTGGAAAGTTAGACCTCTATCGTAGTGATGCGACTGAATTCATCATCGACGGAGATACCCTCATCCCACCATTTGTCGCTATGGATGGTCTAGGAGAGAACGTTGCTAAGCAATTGGTTCGTGCTCGTCAAGAGGGAGAATTCCTCTCTAAAACCGAACTACGCAAGCGTGGTGGACTTTCCTCAACTTTAGTTGAAAAGATGGATGAAATGGGAATTCTCGGCAATATGCCAGAGGATAATCAGTTGAGCTTGTTTGATGATTTGTTTTAA
- the fusA gene encoding elongation factor G: MAREFSLEKTRNIGIMAHVDAGKTTTTERILYYTGKIHKIGETHEGASQMDWMEQEQERGITITSAATTAQWNNHRVNIIDTPGHVDFTIEVQRSLRVLDGAVTVLDSQSGVEPQTETVWRQATEYGVPRIVFANKMDKIGADFLYSVSTLHDRLQANAHPIQLPIGSEDDFRGIIDLIKMKAEIYTNDLGTDILEEDIPAEYLEQAQEYREKLIEAVAETDEELMMKYLEGEEITNEELKAGIRKATINVEFFPVLCGSAFKNKGVQLMLDAVIDYLPSPLDIPAIKGINPDTDEEETRPASDEEPFAALAFKIMTDPFVGRLTFFRVYSGVLQSGSYVLNTSKGKRERIGRILQMHANSRQEIDTVYSGDIAAAVGLKDTTTGDSLTDEKAKIILESINVPEPVIQLMVEPKSKADQDKMGIALQKLAEEDPTFRVETNVETGETVISGMGELHLDVLVDRMRREFKVEANVGAPQVSYRETFRASTQARGFFKRQSGGKGQFGDVWIEFTPNEEGKGFEFENAIVGGVVPREFIPAVEKGLVESMANGVLAGYPMVDVKAKLYDGSYHDVDSSETAFKIAASLALKEAAKTAQPAILEPMMLVTITVPEENLGDVMGHVTARRGRVDGMEAHGNSQIVRAYVPLAEMFGYATVLRSASQGRGTFMMVFDHYEDVPKSVQEEIIKKNKGEE; this comes from the coding sequence ATGGCACGCGAATTTTCACTTGAAAAAACTCGTAATATCGGTATCATGGCTCACGTCGATGCTGGTAAAACAACTACAACTGAGCGTATCCTTTACTACACTGGTAAAATCCACAAAATCGGTGAAACTCACGAAGGTGCGTCACAAATGGACTGGATGGAGCAAGAGCAAGAACGTGGTATCACTATCACATCTGCTGCGACAACAGCTCAATGGAACAACCACCGCGTAAACATCATCGACACACCAGGACACGTGGACTTCACTATCGAAGTACAACGTTCTCTTCGTGTATTGGACGGTGCGGTTACAGTTCTTGACTCACAATCAGGTGTTGAGCCTCAAACTGAAACAGTTTGGCGTCAAGCAACTGAGTACGGAGTTCCACGTATCGTATTTGCCAACAAAATGGACAAAATCGGTGCTGACTTCCTTTACTCAGTAAGCACACTTCACGATCGTCTTCAAGCTAACGCACACCCAATTCAATTGCCAATCGGTTCTGAAGATGACTTCCGTGGTATCATCGACTTGATCAAGATGAAAGCTGAAATCTATACGAACGACCTTGGTACAGATATCCTTGAAGAAGACATTCCGGCTGAATACCTTGAGCAAGCTCAAGAATACCGTGAAAAATTGATCGAAGCAGTTGCTGAAACTGACGAAGAATTGATGATGAAATACCTCGAAGGTGAAGAAATCACTAACGAAGAATTGAAAGCTGGTATCCGTAAAGCGACTATCAACGTTGAATTCTTCCCAGTATTGTGTGGTTCTGCCTTCAAGAACAAAGGTGTTCAATTGATGCTTGATGCGGTTATCGACTACCTTCCAAGCCCACTTGACATCCCAGCGATCAAAGGTATCAACCCAGATACAGATGAAGAAGAAACTCGTCCTGCATCTGATGAAGAGCCATTTGCAGCTCTTGCCTTCAAGATCATGACTGACCCATTCGTAGGTCGTTTGACATTCTTCCGTGTTTACTCAGGTGTTCTTCAATCAGGTTCTTACGTATTGAACACTTCTAAAGGTAAACGTGAACGTATCGGACGTATCCTTCAAATGCACGCTAACAGCCGTCAAGAAATCGACACTGTTTACTCAGGTGATATTGCTGCTGCCGTTGGTTTGAAAGACACTACAACTGGTGACTCATTGACAGATGAAAAAGCTAAAATTATCCTTGAGTCAATCAACGTTCCAGAACCAGTTATCCAATTGATGGTTGAGCCTAAATCTAAAGCAGACCAAGACAAGATGGGTATCGCCCTTCAAAAATTGGCTGAAGAAGATCCAACATTCCGCGTTGAAACTAACGTTGAAACTGGTGAAACAGTTATCTCTGGTATGGGTGAGCTTCACCTTGACGTCCTTGTTGACCGTATGCGTCGTGAGTTCAAAGTTGAAGCGAACGTAGGTGCTCCTCAAGTATCTTACCGTGAAACATTCCGCGCTTCTACTCAAGCACGTGGATTCTTCAAACGTCAGTCTGGTGGTAAAGGTCAGTTCGGTGATGTATGGATTGAATTTACTCCAAACGAAGAAGGAAAAGGATTCGAATTCGAAAACGCAATCGTCGGTGGTGTGGTTCCTCGTGAATTTATCCCAGCGGTTGAAAAAGGTTTGGTAGAATCTATGGCTAACGGTGTTCTTGCTGGTTACCCAATGGTTGACGTTAAAGCTAAGCTTTACGATGGTTCATACCACGATGTCGACTCATCTGAAACTGCCTTCAAGATCGCTGCATCTCTTGCACTTAAAGAAGCTGCTAAGACTGCACAACCAGCTATCCTTGAACCAATGATGCTTGTAACAATCACTGTTCCAGAAGAAAACCTTGGTGATGTTATGGGTCACGTAACTGCTCGTCGTGGACGTGTAGATGGTATGGAAGCACACGGTAACAGCCAAATCGTTCGTGCTTACGTTCCACTTGCTGAAATGTTTGGTTACGCAACAGTTCTTCGTTCTGCATCTCAAGGACGTGGTACATTCATGATGGTATTCGACCACTACGAAGATGTACCTAAGTCAGTACAAGAAGAAATCATTAAGAAAAACAAAGGTGAAGAATAA
- a CDS encoding LysR family transcriptional regulator translates to MRIQQLHYIIKIVETGSMNEAAKQLFITQPSLSNAVRDLENEMGIEIFIRNPKGITLTRDGMEFLSYARQVVEQTQLLEERYKNPIAHRELFSVSSQHYAFVVNAFVSLLKKSDMEKYELFLRETRTWEIIDDVKNFRSEVGVLFLNSYNRDVLSKMLDDNHLVAHHLFTAQPHIFVSKSNPLAQKEKVQLADLEDFPYLSYDQGTHNSFYFSEEILSQEHHKKSIVVSDRATLFNLLIGLDGYTIATGILNSNLNGDNIVSIPLDIDDPIELVYIQHEKTSLSKMGERFIEYLLEEVRFDS, encoded by the coding sequence ATGAGAATTCAACAATTACACTATATTATCAAAATTGTAGAGACAGGTTCGATGAATGAAGCTGCCAAGCAACTCTTCATTACGCAGCCTAGTCTATCAAATGCAGTTCGTGACCTAGAAAATGAGATGGGAATTGAGATTTTTATTCGAAATCCTAAGGGAATCACCCTCACACGTGATGGAATGGAATTTCTATCTTATGCTCGTCAGGTTGTTGAGCAAACTCAACTTCTAGAAGAACGCTATAAAAATCCGATCGCTCATCGCGAGCTTTTTAGTGTGTCTTCGCAACACTATGCTTTTGTGGTCAATGCTTTTGTTTCCTTGCTCAAGAAGAGCGATATGGAAAAGTACGAGCTTTTTTTGCGTGAAACCAGAACCTGGGAAATCATTGACGACGTCAAGAACTTCCGCAGTGAAGTCGGAGTCCTCTTTTTAAATAGCTATAACCGAGATGTTCTTTCGAAGATGTTGGATGACAATCATCTGGTTGCCCATCACCTCTTTACAGCACAACCCCATATCTTTGTCAGCAAGTCCAACCCACTTGCCCAAAAAGAAAAGGTGCAGTTGGCAGACCTAGAAGACTTCCCATACTTGAGCTATGACCAAGGAACCCATAATTCCTTCTATTTCTCAGAAGAGATTTTGTCACAGGAACACCACAAGAAATCCATCGTGGTTAGTGACCGTGCGACCTTGTTCAATCTCTTGATTGGTTTGGACGGTTATACCATCGCGACAGGTATCCTCAATAGTAATCTCAACGGAGACAATATCGTCTCTATTCCACTTGATATTGATGATCCCATTGAGCTGGTTTATATCCAGCATGAGAAAACAAGCTTGTCTAAGATGGGTGAACGTTTCATCGAGTATTTGCTTGAAGAAGTTCGTTTTGATAGCTAA
- a CDS encoding aminopeptidase, whose product MVLPNFKENLEKYAKLLVANGVNVQPGHTLALSIDVEQRELAHLIVKEAYALGAHEVIVQWADDFVNREKFLHAPLERLDNVPEYKIAEMNYLLENKASRLGVRSSDPGALNGVDAEKLSASAKAMGIAMKPMRIATQSNKVSWTVAAAAGLEWAKKVFPNAASDEEAVDLLWDQIFKTCRIYEEDPVKAWEEHAAILKSKAEMLNKEQFSALHYTAPGTDLTLGLPKNHVWESAGAINAQGEGFLPNMPTEEVFTAPDFRRADGYVTSTKPLSYNGNIIEGIKVTFENGQIVDITAEKGDQVMKDLVFKNAGARALGECALVPDPSPISQSGITFFNTLFDENASNHLAIGAAYATSVVGGAEMSEEELEAAGLNRSDVHVDFMIGSNQMDIDGIREDGTRVPLFRNGDWAN is encoded by the coding sequence ATGGTTTTACCAAATTTTAAAGAAAATCTAGAAAAATATGCTAAGTTGTTGGTTGCAAACGGTGTGAATGTGCAACCTGGTCATACCTTGGCTCTCTCAATCGATGTGGAGCAACGTGAGTTGGCTCACTTAATCGTTAAAGAGGCTTATGCACTTGGTGCACACGAAGTTATCGTTCAATGGGCAGATGACTTTGTAAACCGTGAGAAATTCCTGCACGCGCCACTAGAGCGTTTGGACAATGTGCCAGAATACAAGATTGCTGAGATGAACTACCTTCTTGAAAACAAAGCAAGTCGTCTTGGTGTCCGTTCTTCTGACCCAGGTGCCTTGAACGGAGTTGATGCAGAAAAACTTTCAGCTTCTGCCAAAGCTATGGGAATTGCTATGAAGCCAATGCGTATCGCCACTCAATCTAACAAGGTTAGCTGGACGGTTGCTGCTGCAGCTGGACTCGAGTGGGCTAAGAAAGTCTTTCCAAATGCAGCAAGCGACGAAGAAGCAGTAGACCTCCTTTGGGACCAAATCTTCAAGACTTGCCGTATCTACGAAGAAGATCCAGTTAAGGCTTGGGAAGAACATGCAGCTATTCTAAAGAGCAAGGCAGAGATGCTCAACAAAGAACAATTCTCAGCTCTTCATTACACAGCACCTGGAACAGATTTGACACTTGGCTTGCCTAAGAACCACGTTTGGGAATCAGCTGGAGCGATCAATGCTCAAGGTGAAGGATTCTTGCCAAATATGCCAACAGAAGAAGTCTTTACAGCTCCTGATTTCCGTCGCGCGGATGGTTATGTAACGTCTACAAAACCTCTTAGCTACAATGGAAATATCATCGAAGGCATCAAGGTAACCTTTGAAAACGGTCAAATCGTTGATATTACTGCCGAGAAGGGTGATCAGGTTATGAAGGACCTTGTCTTTAAGAATGCTGGTGCGCGTGCCTTGGGTGAATGTGCCTTGGTACCAGATCCAAGCCCAATTTCTCAGTCAGGGATTACCTTCTTTAATACTCTTTTCGATGAGAATGCTTCGAACCACTTGGCTATCGGTGCAGCTTACGCAACCAGTGTTGTTGGTGGAGCAGAGATGAGCGAAGAAGAGCTTGAAGCAGCAGGACTTAATCGTTCAGACGTTCACGTTGACTTTATGATTGGTTCCAACCAAATGGATATCGATGGTATCCGTGAGGATGGAACACGCGTACCTCTCTTCCGCAATGGAGATTGGGCAAATTAA
- a CDS encoding NACHT domain-containing protein, which translates to MDENFNNEIAKQVTSAILDKYFSPIISKTTDKVKTLFDEAKINLGIPFQAYLTKSYEKYSRIKTIIYGIEPKRLYDFFEVPFLKKGSELIKPTKTRVLTELSKFLIIEGSGGIGKSTLMKHLFLSELELKDYIPIFIELKDFNEEEHLDLEKLLLKKLNQFHNTFQEEYLDYALQSGCFLFLLDGYDELYSENQKEFFKKLNDFCDKYPENHYILSSRPYSESEFIEFQRFTVLKAVPFTKEQAISLITKIEYPDEELKNKFICDLETGLYDRHKSFASNPLLLNIMLSTYNDYAEIPQKLHLFYYQAFDTMLSKHDATKSYRRKMLSDLSSDTFKECFAIFCFLTYQKAKTEFTFPEIEEIFKKFPPRIKKILNIGNFIHDLENCLCVLYKEGNRYKFSHRSFQEYFVAYFLNIQTDSKMRDYSFLLIESGKFSIRADSVFFMLEDMSTQRFNNNILIPLLTKFEEAKSKDEDLFEYYILNFPVKIEISPSPSDSSLGLGFYEPTGKLQSFIYYFFDNTIDYTVYSTSDNNPLISFCEDNHLIEKVIEPEDLIKNKELLDLFKKSWVGQHTLSLTHYKQNLIEDLKEEDIVLED; encoded by the coding sequence ATGGACGAAAACTTTAACAATGAAATTGCAAAACAAGTTACTAGTGCTATTCTGGATAAATACTTTTCACCTATAATTTCCAAAACGACTGACAAAGTTAAAACTCTCTTCGATGAGGCAAAAATTAATCTAGGGATTCCATTCCAAGCTTATTTGACAAAATCTTATGAAAAATACAGTAGAATCAAAACGATTATCTACGGAATTGAGCCCAAAAGACTGTATGATTTTTTTGAAGTTCCTTTTTTAAAAAAAGGTTCCGAACTCATCAAGCCCACAAAAACAAGAGTACTAACTGAACTCTCAAAATTTTTAATCATTGAAGGTTCTGGTGGAATTGGTAAATCCACTCTCATGAAACACCTTTTTCTAAGTGAATTAGAATTAAAAGACTATATTCCTATTTTTATTGAATTAAAAGATTTCAACGAAGAGGAGCATTTAGATCTTGAAAAATTACTGTTAAAAAAACTAAATCAATTTCACAATACATTCCAAGAAGAATATTTAGATTATGCACTTCAATCTGGATGCTTTTTATTCCTATTGGATGGCTATGATGAATTGTATAGCGAAAACCAAAAAGAATTTTTCAAGAAGTTAAATGATTTTTGTGACAAATATCCTGAAAACCACTACATCCTTTCTTCAAGACCTTATAGCGAATCCGAATTCATTGAATTTCAACGGTTCACAGTTTTAAAAGCTGTTCCTTTTACTAAGGAACAAGCTATAAGTCTTATTACAAAAATTGAATATCCCGATGAAGAACTCAAAAATAAATTTATTTGCGATCTAGAGACTGGTTTATATGATAGACATAAATCCTTTGCTTCAAATCCTCTCTTACTAAATATTATGCTCTCCACTTACAATGACTATGCAGAAATCCCGCAAAAATTACACCTATTCTACTATCAAGCCTTTGATACCATGCTCTCGAAGCACGATGCTACGAAAAGTTATCGACGAAAAATGCTATCAGATTTAAGTTCAGATACTTTTAAAGAATGTTTTGCAATCTTCTGTTTTCTAACATACCAAAAAGCAAAAACAGAGTTTACCTTCCCAGAGATTGAGGAAATTTTTAAAAAATTTCCTCCTCGAATTAAAAAGATTCTCAATATAGGCAATTTTATCCACGATTTAGAGAACTGTCTGTGCGTACTCTACAAAGAAGGAAACAGATACAAGTTCTCCCATCGTTCCTTCCAAGAATATTTTGTTGCTTATTTTCTAAATATACAAACGGATAGTAAGATGCGGGACTACAGCTTTCTTCTAATAGAATCGGGAAAATTTAGCATTCGTGCAGATTCAGTATTTTTTATGTTAGAGGATATGAGTACTCAACGCTTTAATAATAATATCTTAATCCCTTTATTAACTAAGTTTGAAGAAGCCAAATCTAAAGACGAGGACTTATTTGAATATTACATTCTCAATTTTCCAGTAAAAATTGAAATTTCTCCTAGCCCTAGCGACTCATCTCTTGGATTAGGATTCTACGAACCAACAGGTAAACTTCAGAGTTTTATTTATTATTTTTTCGACAATACTATTGATTATACAGTCTACAGTACAAGTGATAATAATCCTCTAATATCATTCTGCGAAGATAATCATTTAATAGAAAAGGTTATAGAACCAGAAGACCTCATTAAAAACAAAGAATTATTGGACTTATTTAAAAAATCTTGGGTCGGTCAACATACACTCTCTCTGACTCATTATAAGCAGAATCTGATAGAAGACCTAAAAGAAGAGGATATAGTCTTAGAGGATTAG